The window AAATGTATTTAATTCATTCAACGTCTTTATTTGTATATCTAAGTCAGACTCGAATatctttatcacattctttagaCCGACTCGAACTTCattatccgcaacaaatgattgggcatatctgtacCTAGGCTTTAGGTAGTAACCTATTGCacgaagatcgtgatggagttatgttgtccatctattgtCGATCATCTGTCAATAACACTCTCAATTtgtacaatcacgttgaattacCAACTTCGCCTTATTCATGGCATCGTAGAgaaagcccatggtaggtgcttcgtcggtttcaacaagaTGGAGTAtcgacggagtaccctcattagtggctccatcacctttatgATCCTctggaccttcttccaatatttgtagTCCCTTACGATGTTCACAACATCAACCGGTgttcctgatgtcttcttcccatgttttgtctTGATTCAATTTCGGAAAGCGAACATTTCACTCTaaggctataaagtttgttgcaaatCTAGTCATCACGGGCCTCAGCAAATCTCATCCCTTCgtgaacttcctcattattgcaactacttgattatggttgtaaataaatatcactacTTGTCTTTTCCTTTCAACCATTTCCTTAACACTCTTATTCTTCCCAATATTTTCCAATATAATATCAATACAAcaggcagcacatggtgaccaaaatatATGTGATTTCTTTATCATTAACTTTTGTCCTACAGCCTTATACGTTGCTTCGTTATCTATCACAATCTACACCACATTCTCCTGTCCAATCTCATCAACCACTTTATCCAATAGGGAAAAAATATAAGTAGCATTTTTTGTTTCTTCCGATACATCAATTGACTTATAGTACACCGTTCTcaagtggcagtacaccatgaagttgatcatgttgcgtctggttgggccagtccaaccatcgcaCATGATCATGCATCCTTTGGCCTACCATatgggtttaaaggtagccacgtatgctttcacatctgcATACTCTACATCTGTCCATTTTTCCCTAATCTCCCTATCCATGGGAGCTTTAATTCTGTCTGCTTCAGTTATTGCATCGATTATCACTTGCCAATACAGAGAATTGGTTGCGTTAGGGgttatgttggcatgtataactAACTTTATTGCTACCCTACCTAGCTTCTCAATGGAAGttttactccacatttgttttatcttctttcgTTAAGTTGATTCTTTCttaaacaggattggatcaaCAGAGGGTCTCctgggctcatttacttcttccaCATGTAcaggggcatcacgtgaagatgtctcCTCTTGGTACCATACATATGCtgtaatcccccccccccccccccaatcacGTATAAACCCCCTCGCACCAAACATGCaccgacgttcttcctcttcacaagTAAAgcacaagctctctctcctaactGTAGTTACTTCCAAATCTGAatcttcatcaaaatcaataatatcttcatcatgaatgctcatatattcaggaccaagcACCTCCTATCGTGTCGCCTCTACAATCTCATCTTTCTTCCTCTACAGAGCAGCACGTTTCCCCTTCAACTCATCCAAACTGGCTTGCAGTAGGGTCATTCTCTCTTTGGTACTCTGCTACAtcccgcaacttgaccctttcgatatGCCGATTGTTATTTGAGTCGCGTAATTCCAGCAGTTATtagtctatcacaatagttgCGCTTCATTTGATGCCTACTACCACCTACCCTATGATAATGTTgtcatccaatatcctcacttgttgGCCAAACCCAGACATTTTCTTAGGCgtaatcaatgttgtcaaatagcatatgcgatcctgtgcgattgcatatgcgtgtGCGCATATATGATCGCACAATCACATATGCAgtcgcatttttatttttttttcgcattttttcaaaaagaaaaaaatcagaaaaaatatcaaaaaaatcaaaataaattattatatgtcattgggacatgaaatacatttaatttaagtaaaaaataaaaaaataaaaccaaccAACTACATACATATGATAATGatacatttacaaattacaatatagttaacttcttaaatcttaacaattaacattttacatttaacaataacaaatatcaaatatcaaatatccatattcaacattcaacactacatgtacatgatacaatacataatatatcaagttatcaagtatcaacaatcaacaacatcaacatcaacacacttagacttatgagacaagcattaaacaaaattaagaagttatgtatttattattttatttatctaatcaataatCATTAATCTAGCATCCATTGTGGCACATcaccaccaggtccaccaccaccaccaccatcatcatcatcattcaagtCATCTCCTTCcaccacatacacttcttcttcttccgtttcttcatcatctgtatgcactaatacttcatcaacatccaatggtggatgatcttcaacttgatcattatcatcaccttctccttctccaATCTCCTCAATCTTATCAACgggttgacggctactactcgccccccgGCTCCCCCCGTCCTTTgccttcgagtggtactactaccttcaccaggtgtcgatccatatgcggcatcttcaacttgtgcccatgtcagctcctctccagcaaataccgggtcctccgtctctacgagccactcgttatctgcatccaactcgTCTAAGCAAATAGGGTCAAAGAAACCgggcttttctttcctactttggaattgttctcgcaatttttgattgtattgaatgaaaaccaagtcgttgagctttttttgctcaaggcgattccttttcttggtatgaatctgcaagaaagaaagcgcatttagcattagctatttaggtaatcaatttagcttaggccactaaaaaattaaagtttacaaaaaaacaaaacaattactaaacagtctaaacttaccgcctcaaacgtgctccaattgcgctcACAACCACTAGCAAAACACGTGAGTCCAAGATTcttcatagccagcttctttagagctggatccttcctgttcaggtccactccataggcagcccaccagtcagttgagaaaaacagtttaagtataggttagagTCTTAGTCtcttagagacactttgtagaaaaactttGTAAGAGTTCAGTACACAGTTGACAGTATACTAACATTCATTCATAgaagtacttactgggtaatttcattgtccgatgtcttattacgatatcccttgagaatatcccttcactttttgtgtagaagtccagcaaagttgagatcttgtcctgttctcctctatctggaatcattctttccaagacatcaataaatccaaccatatgcatagttagtgcttctgctggatcagcagaagtgaataaacaggttgggttaaggatgtaagcagccgaatacaatggggatgacatttggctaccccattttctatctataatatctaaaatgggcatgtaatcacggtctctatagttaaaatggtccatgatctaatttttcgccctctccatcgcatcatatatgtagcccattgcggGCTTCTCATCCCcatccaccaatcgcaacacagtgactaagggctTGGATGATTTTAGCGCCTTCACCACTTgagtccaaaaactttgagaaagaattgtttgttgaacccgTTTCCCTTCacccttctttgaccaaggcccacttgtaaaatcgaccgacactacaaagcttctaagttctgatttctttgcatgtagcctttgtagtgttaaaaaggctgtaaCGAAATGGGTGActgctggacgtagcaagttaccctCAATGTGTTctctcattcgactgagaagaagggcgtgtttATACATcaagaccgtgattcttctagcccttgcaatcacatttataaataatctacctatatcttctaatataagatcaatacaatgggctgcacagggggtccaaaataaacgtcgcctcttctccataagaaggcGACTGGCCAATACATACAAGGCTGCGTTATCGGTAATTACTTGTACAACGTACtcctcacctatttcttcaactacactatctagtaagttaaacaaatattctctTGTGTGTGAATGGCCCGACGCATCCACtaacttcaagaacattgtcccagctggacaatttaccaaaaagttaatgagagaccgaccgAATTTATCAGTCCATCCATCAGCCATTAgtgaacaaccatatattttccatgattccctatattcagctatgaaggattgtgtatattcaacttcagtttttaggtatgtctccctcatttcatgatattaaggaggtttaagcccaggtccaaattgacctatagcctcaatcattactttgaagcttttcgatttaacggcgttgaaagcaacgccggtttggtaaaaccacttagcaatatattgaattgtggttttcctatctttttgtttataccggttctctaaagttgtttaAGTCAGCCTTTTCCCTCTACCCCTTTGGTCGACCACATCCTCgaggtgtggtctacaccatctatctatggggCCATGCCCTCGGTCTCTTTTggatggttgtacttgtggtctagaccggcctgtcgaagtagggggagtgggattagcttcatctacattaactacatttatatcttcatatgtatcttgttccatatattcctcctgacgtagggcactatcgcatttctttcttgattatttttccatatactccacgatctcccttcggatttctggagtaattttgtcgtgtgcaaggtgttgcttgtgccttgcaacACCACCGGAACTCACATACTATATGAGTCTTTTCGGTAGCACTAcgatagtgcccatacttccaacccgggtcatttgacttgggcttcaaagaggaagattgggaagaagacattatgataGTAGATGGTGGTGTGTATATTagcactaaaaagtaactagctagctactaactagaaactagaaagtaaactacaaataaaaagaaaactaaagtaaagtaaaagactaagaagaagaactaagaagtaagaaagaagtagatctaagagagtaagtaagagtaaagactaaggagcctaaagagatgggacttgggggagagagagagagagagagagagagggagagagagagagagttacacttacacacacacttacacacttacacttgtagaaactagaaagggagaagaagagggagagagagagagttgagttacacacttatagaaagagagaagaagagggaaaagaaaatgagaaaaagagaaagagagttgagttacacttgtagaaagagaaggggaagagagagagagagagatttacacacaaataaaattaaaattacaaatctaaaagaggttcCCAACTTCCAAATTCTTGTCTAAGTTGTCTACTTGTCTTCTCTTCACCTTTGCCCCTTCACTTGAGTATttatcttgattcttgaattctTGCTATAACTtgtacttgtaacttgtaagtcgTAATTGTAAgatataacttgtaagttgtaactggtcacttgtaagttgtaacttcaaacttgtaagttgtaacaactaacaaagtaacaaatcaattaacaaacaaaatttaaaaaaattttaaaaattaaaaattatagaaagaagttgttagaattagaaacttagaacttagaaaacttagtggatggagattggagaggagtGAGGAGTCTCTtaactcttgaatcttgattcttgaatatggatggtatgatgtatcatgtatcttggattcttgattcttgattcttgtacccttccttgattcttgattcttgaaagttgaaagaaaagaaaagaaatatggaaatggaataTGGATGGATAGGAGTGGACGTAGAATGTAGATTGTATTGTAGAGTGCTTAGAAGTTGGAATTAGAAATATGTAAGAGAGGATGtagtaagagaaatagagaatagagagagaattTGAGCTTTTTTTGCATATAGGAATGCTTACAAGgcatatttatagagaaaaaatccagatttttaaatattttttttttaaaaaaaaaaaggtcaaaaaatggtcagaaatctgaccgttggccattatgcgatcgcatacatcgcatatgctggcacatgtggcatatacgATCGCATGTGcagggatcgcatatgccactgccGCATATGTGATCGCCCCACAAAtatgcgcatatgcaatcgcatattcgcatatgcgatcgcacatgacaacactgggcGTAATGTACACTTTGGTCACAAAACAAGTGCAAGAGCTTGTTACCAATCAAGATGAGCCTCTTGCTAAAGATTTAGTCCCTGATGATATGCCTAAGTAGTCACCCTGTTGCGTGATATTCAGCACACCATAAATTTGGTTCCCAGGGTGtccttaagggcctatttggcccaTCAAATACCATGGCATTACAGGGGATGGAATTGCACATTCGCCATCATTGCAGGATGTCAATGGATGTCTTGGGAGGCTTTAAACAACCAAATACACCGAGCCTGTTTGGATCGGTGATGTTCCATGCGAGATCCACGGTTTTTCTAGCCATGTCGTGTTTGGATTGCATGGTACAATCCACAATCCCATGGAAATCGAGAGTGGACACGTTTGGTGCGGTTGTGGGTTAAGCGAAATAAGATTTTCTAAAAATGGGTACAGATCAAAGTGCGTGCATGATGAATACCTTCAAAGTAGGGACGAAGAACAATGAGATGCGGCCGAATCTCTTCAAATCGGTCTGCTCCAGTGCGCCTGCAAGGTATATGTCGCATAAGGACGAATATGTCAAAGAAAAGTTACCAATGGAAGGAGAATATCTTGGAAGATAAGAGGAATTGGGACATGTTGAGCGAACTACTCCTCTCTGCAACGCAAACATACCTGTCGAGCATGATGGAGTTCCCTTCTCCATCTATCAGGACGAATGGCGCCCAGCGCTGATAAATAAGGGCAGTTTTCCTGCCATTTAGGTCGTTCCCCACCATTACAATCAAGGTTTGCCGACGCAAACTTCCCATCCCGCAGTTCGTACGCTGCATTCGAGAACACAACGGGATGGGCTCGAGGATGAGATTTAGCCAGGCGTAGAATCCAAGAATGGATATCGCAATCCCACGGAGATCAACCCACGTGCCCACTTGATGATTTCGGCCATATATCCATTCTCATCCAAACAAGGGCAGTATCATCAACCCACGTGCCCACTCTAGTGCCTACCATCCCCAGACTGATGGTTAGACAAAAGTGGTCAACTGTAGCTCGAGCAAGCTATTACAATGTCTTGTGCGCGATCATATAACAACCCGGGACCTGGTAATACCCATGGTTGAATTTTCCTATAATCAATCAACAGGTCCACAGGGATATCACTTTTTGAACTGGTAACTAGTATACGACCGTGTCTTCTAGTCGATTTGGTTCCTCTACCCATAGAATCGAGACCAAGCACAAAGCTAATGACTTCATCCGCCACGTACAACAAGTGCATGACGAAGTTTGACACAATATCGCTGCAAGTAATGAAAGTTATAAGTAACATGCAGATGCAAGATGTTGTTTTGTCGAATTTGTGGAAGGTGACAGGATTATGACCTATATTCGTCTTGAATGGTTACCCCCTGGATCCTTGAAGAAGTTCCGTCCTCGCAATGTAGAACCATAGAAAATCATAAAGAAGATTAGTATCAATGCTTATGTTTTAGATCTCCCATCAAATTTACCTATCAGTCCTactttcaatgtggaagatctttctatttatcataagcatcatatTGGTGATGGTATCAAGGACCAGGCTGTCACACATCCGACCATCTTGCCACCTACAAGAAAGATCATTGATGTTCTCAACAAACATATCGACTTCACACGCCAAGGTGGTTACCAGAAGTATCTCGTATGTTGGTAAGGACAATTTCTCTCCAATGCTACATGGATCACAGCTACAGACTTCCAACGCTTATATCCTGACCACTATGAGCAATATCAAGCCATTAACTTGCCGAAGTCAAGTTCTTTCAAGCTGAGGAGGACTGAAGTAGGCTGAACTAGGCCCAAGCCCAAGCTCCACAGCTGGCCCATGAATAAGGAGGCCCAGGCCATCTAATTAGGCAATTGGTGATGCAAAATTGATAAGCAAAATCTTCTTAAATTCATTATTATCCCTTAGGcacctttttattatttttccattttttatcATAAGTCATTGGTTGTTAGTGACATTATGAACTTACCTTCTTTGTCTGTCCAAGAAGCCTATTTAAGGGCCTTACATAAGTAGTCTTGAGGCAcctttgaattaaataaaatttctagATTATTTTCTTTCTACTTTGTTTGTGGTTCTCATGCTTAGATTGAAAGTGCCTACATTTGAGTGGACTCTTCCCATCAGCCAACTGCCCTAGAAGATTTGGATTACGACCTCGCCCTGATATTATGTCCCTGTAACATTAGATGCCTTTGGTATGAATTATGTGACAGAGAGAACCGTAAAAGTTGTGGTTGCCTTACAAGCGAAGTGTGCATCTGTGGGCACAGCCGAAAAGGGAGGGACGTGGTCGGTAGCCCTGTGGTGAAGTTCGGTTAAAATGTGGATCCAGACCTTTCACCACATGAGGTTCCCCCGCTGAAGAGCCAAAGCATTGGAGAGTGTGCTACCACAGTTGTCGTTCAACCCGTCGAGGCTTCCGATGAATATCATCGACTGACTCGAAATCATATGACCATCTCGCATTGGATCTCTTAGCATAACCTTGCCTGATAGCTATTACGTGGTTTGTTTCTGCAAGCTTACAATGAACAAAAGGTTGATTGAACATCTCAGTGTATTCATCCACCAATAAAGTTCCTTGTTTGAACGTAAGGAGTTCCTGGAAGAGGATATCTATGTAGTCTGAAGGCAAATACTTACTTTACAACTTCTCTCTTATGTCAGCCCACCCGGTGATAGTAGGGTGGCCCATGATAAGATTGTTGTCATCAATGCTTCACTACTAGATTCTTGATAAGTCCTTGTCGTACCTTAATAAAGGCcaacaaggtgttccgtaacggccaccaccgttacctttatgatacggggcataacggccgttacgatctctcttttttatttttttatttattaaaccccccgaaaaacctgtatttgcctcgtagtgttgattaaaaagtattgAAAACATGTGTTTGTCCCGAAATAGACCATTACAGGACAATTACGAGTCATTTTTTTACATAACAGCTGTTATGCCCGTTATGACCCCGTAACTTGTAACGGTtatcaccgttacctttacataacagccTTTATGGCCCCgtacggcctttacggcacaccatgaagGCCACTCACTAGACATCATCCAAGTCGTACAATGCAAAATAATCATCAAGTGTTGTAATCTAATCCACAAAAGCCTTTATAACAAGGAGAATAGTGAAGTCCGGAACTTCAACTCGTACTTTCTTTGTGATATCATCTTTCTTAGGTGTCTCTATAGAGGCATTATGGGCTATCTTTGCAAAGAGTCATTAAATGAAGTCATAAACAGACTCCCAAGGGCTAGAGCCATGTTGATTTATTGAAGCTTTTGGCTAGAATCCCAGTTTCGAATTTGGGTTACCATTAGGATCTCCGATGGAATCAGGTGACTCTCCATGTCGTTTTCCACATAACTGGTCAACAGCAACTTCCAGGCTGGCTACCCTCGATAATAGTTGATCGGTATGCCCCCTCGATAGATGTAACCACAACAGGTAGATATCGTATCAAAGGGTAACACCAACAAGGTAATGGACAGAATATAGGGCGGTTCTAGTTTAGAATAAAAGATTGTTATTGGACTGAAATTCTAGGTTTTAATGGTTGGAACAAGGGTTGGATTTGGACTGTTATGGGATGGATTCTGGGCTGTTAATGGGCAGGGATAGGGGCTGGATTTAGATTGGAATAGGGCTGGTTTTCAGGGCTTTTAATGGGCTGGGATAGGGACTGGATTCTGGGTTGTTATTGGGCTGTTAATGGGCTAGATTTTGGCTGAAATAAGGCTGATTTTTAAGGCTTTTGATGGGCTAGATTTTGGGCTTTCAATGGGCTATAATGGGGGATGGATTTGGACTGAAATATGGCTGTTTTTTCAGGGCTTTTAATGAGTGGAATTGGGCTGACTTTCTTGGGTTTTAATGGGCTAaaatattgctgatttttttatCGGGGTTTTAATGGGCTGGAATAAGGCAGATTTTTTGGAGTTTTAGTGGGCTCGAATAAGGGCTGGATTTTAGGCTGTTACTTCGCTAGATTTTGAAGGGTAAATGACTGCCAAATTTTCAGCAAAAGTATCCCCTTGTTAATTGGATGTCTGGgctttataaaagaaaagaaaaaagtgaatAAGGCTGTATGAGAGATAGATGCAATGAAGAGAATAAAGGAAAAGATGCAGAATTTTATGGTTAAAGAACTTGAAAACAGAATATCGAGATTGTTGTTAATCCAGAACTTCAATCTAGCTGTTGGAACCCGCTCCGATATGAATCTGGCACAATAAGCTAATGGAAAGGATCCACCCAAACATAGGCACCTCCTGGGTAAACACAAGAATCACACACAAAGTAGAAACAATAACCAAAACTCTCATTCATTTCCAAGATGCCTTCACTCATGTAAGGCCctttgatgcggacacaggtgcattcaaggtgtaccaacgaagaaagcgccaaccacaagtgccgtccttgtggataggcgaatattgaggagctgaagacctttcacatgtgattggacatatagaagaccccacttagggaagacacatgtgaaggaagattagagaaagaagaccgagcgcccaaactttcccatacttatgttatttgcaccttttttgacttagttaggggtcttttagtaatcttatatctttatttgcttatcctaggggtattttagtaattttatgtctttatttgcttatttaagtggggtaaagcccttaacacgaatttcaactattgattaatgaaaagcaaaccctttggttgcctccttcctctcttctctctaatggtgcttcttctctccccttgatcttcttcttctaatttcttcttgtgcccctccaacttcctcaaggtaataactttcctccttctatttttcagttttggctaatccttcttcgatcaaaatcttgagaatcgatctaaaccctaaatccccaaattctcaaatccctaatccgagaaacttcttggttcttcggactagtgatcttcattgatcgattgggtgtgaccatgcaagatcgggaggtctcatccctcgccgggtccaacctaagtagtaattgaattccataatccatggttgtagtgatggcccgctccattgcatgtttcctttatgattttctcagagTTATGATGATtcttgttagaattttagatcatttattccttttatttccattgtttaattatctccatgagcatgcatcataattagggctgtcctgcgtcaaatttggtatcaaagccaggtttgcatggtttttgtctagatcgagttatcaaattagggttttgatttttaggtttaacttaggaaagttccaggtttagaaagttttcaattttagaaactttccaattttagaaagttcctaatctggaaaattttcagatttgagttgtttcctgtttcaacttaattgtgtcagttcatagtagttttgcattcatcgcattcatcttgaaagtcataactcctagtagtctagttaggtagagtttggttcaagtcttcattgtatgcccacgagaagaggtagaggtttcggacttcaacctaccatgaataacgagcagttatctgagcaacttactcaattgatacaaaagataaccgccctagaagcaggccaaaggcgtgagtttgcccgccttgagaaccaaattaccactaccatgactaaggtggagcaactagaggcgtcccaaaaggaaaaccccgctgtaggggaagatgcgcactcccaagtggaaggaatcattaaagaacgtgctgccacacgtggtggtagtgaggatagagatcgtggtaacgatcgtggtgtggtgcgagaggcacgagccacatgtggtcatcaagaccgttatgatccagatgagcgtgcgatgaaaagtgtgagagttgaggccccgagttttgatggacgcttggatcccaaggcattccttgactgggttgctgacatggaccactactttgagtggtatggcatgtcagaaaaccgtcaaatgcggtttgctaagatgaagcttgtgggtcaagccaagctcttctggaccaacaccgagcgtaggatagagagagttggtagagcccctatcacacattggtatgagatgaaagagaagttgaaggagaagtacattcctctctcataccgtcagaagctccttgaccaatggcaatccttacgccaagggtcaatgcctgccgctgactacatcgctaaatttgaagagtatgtgatgcgatgtgata is drawn from Magnolia sinica isolate HGM2019 chromosome 5, MsV1, whole genome shotgun sequence and contains these coding sequences:
- the LOC131246026 gene encoding uncharacterized protein LOC131246026 isoform X2, coding for MKNLGLTCFASGCERNWSTFEAIHTKKRNRLEQKKLNDLVFIQYNQKLREQFQSRKEKPGFFDPICLDELDADNEWLVETEDPVFAGEELTWAQVEDAAYGSTPGEGSSTTRRQRTGGAGGRVVAVNPLIRLRRLEKEKVMIMIKLKIIHHWMLMKY
- the LOC131246026 gene encoding uncharacterized protein LOC131246026 isoform X1, encoding MDHFNYRDRDYMPILDIIDRKWGSQMSSPLYSAAYILNPTCLFTSADPAEALTMHMVGFIDVLERMIPDRGEQDKISTLLDFYTKSEGIFSRDIVIRHRTMKLPTDWWAAYGVDLNRKDPALKKLAMKNLGLTCFASGCERNWSTFEAIHTKKRNRLEQKKLNDLVFIQYNQKLREQFQSRKEKPGFFDPICLDELDADNEWLVETEDPVFAGEELTWAQVEDAAYGSTPGEGSSTTRRQRTGGAGGRVVAVNPLIRLRRLEKEKVMIMIKLKIIHHWMLMKY